The Gemmatimonadaceae bacterium nucleotide sequence CGTTCTCGAAGCGGTGCACCAGGTGACGCGTGAAGGCGGCGAGGAGCGCCTGCTCCGCGTCACCGCCGACGGGATCGTGGACCGCGAGGACTATGCACACCGCCTCGACGCGCGCGCGGCCATTGTCAGCGTGATGTGGGTGAACAACGAGACGGGTGTGGTGCAGGACGTCCCTGCACTTGCCGCGGACGCGAAGGCCGCCGGCGTGGTCTTCCATACCGATGCCGTACAGGCGTTCGGCAAGGTGGACATCAACGCGAAGGCCACGCCCTTTGACCTGCTCACGATTTCCGGACACAAGATCGGCGCACCCAAGGGCATCGGCGCGCTGTTCATTCGTCGGGACACCCCACTGGCGCCGATGTTGCACGGTGGCTCGCAAGATCGCGGTCGACGACCCGGTACCGAGAACGTGGCCTTCGCCATTGGCCTGGCGACGGCGGCTGAACTGATCATCGCTGAACAGGCCACTGAAGGTGCGCGTGTGCGCACCCTGCGCGACACGTTGGAAGCCCGGTTGCGCGAATGCATTCCCGATCTCGTGATTCACGGTGCCGGCGCACCGCGCGCGTCGCACATCTCCAACGTGTCCATTCCCGGCACGGACAGCGAGTCGATGCTGATGGCGCTCGACATGCGCGGCATTGCCTGCAGCGGCGGGTCGGCGTGTCAGAGCGGCAGCGTCTCGGCCTCGCACGTATTGAGTGCCATGGGCGTGCCACCGGCCGTGGCCGGCGCCGCGATCCGCATGTCGCTGGGTGCCCTCAGCGATGCCACATCGGTGGAACGCGTGGTGATCGTGTTGGCGACACTCGCCGGCAAGGCCCGCGGCGCGTTTCCCGCATTCGATTGATGCGCCCATGCTGATGGACGCGGTGGGTCCCGCCAAGGGCGAGCGCGTGCTGGTGGCGATGTCGGGCGGCGTGGACTCGTCGGTCGCGGCCGCCTTGCTGGTTGACGCGGGCTGCGATGTGGTCGGCATGACGATGAAGCTGCATGCCGATGGGAGCGATGTGCCCGATCGGCCCTGCTGCTCACTCGACGCCACCAGTGACGCCCGCCGTGTGTGCGAGAAGCTGGGGATCCCGCACTACGTCACCAACCTGATCGATCACTTCGGGCAGGATGTGGTGGACGATTTCGTCCGCGAATACGCGCGCG carries:
- a CDS encoding cysteine desulfurase yields the protein MNPLVYLDHAATTPVRDEVMAAMAPFFGPQFGNPSSVHRWGREARVALDEARERLADCLGAHHDEVCFTSGGTEGDNLAVLGVSRTLRAIGRTVAITTPVEHKAVLEAVHQVTREGGEERLLRVTADGIVDREDYAHRLDARAAIVSVMWVNNETGVVQDVPALAADAKAAGVVFHTDAVQAFGKVDINAKATPFDLLTISGHKIGAPKGIGALFIRRDTPLAPMLHGGSQDRGRRPGTENVAFAIGLATAAELIIAEQATEGARVRTLRDTLEARLRECIPDLVIHGAGAPRASHISNVSIPGTDSESMLMALDMRGIACSGGSACQSGSVSASHVLSAMGVPPAVAGAAIRMSLGALSDATSVERVVIVLATLAGKARGAFPAFD